One region of Gossypium raimondii isolate GPD5lz chromosome 6, ASM2569854v1, whole genome shotgun sequence genomic DNA includes:
- the LOC128041741 gene encoding uncharacterized mitochondrial protein AtMg00860-like, which translates to MVASSDSCDCKMLLKVAEQQWVSSGENASERRWENEKAYLWKRGKKRLVECEWRYERVMKDDGMRREGHVVSVEGVRVDPKNIRAILEWRSLRSVTKVRSFLGLTSYYRKFVEGTTTIATPLTKLIQKNEEFALTEERQNNFKRLKTILAKAPMLVQSELGKDFVVYSDTSHLGLGCMLIQERTIMAYASR; encoded by the exons ATGGTGGCTTCCTCCGATTCGTGTGATTGCAAAATGCTACTCAAGGTGGCTGAACAACAGTGGGTTTCCTCAGGGGAAAATGCTAGCGAAAGGAGATGGGAAAATGAAAAGGCTTATTTGTGGAAGAGAGGGAAGAAAAGATTAGTGGAATGTGAATGGAGATATGAAAGAGTGATGAAGGATGATGGAATGAGAAGAGAGG GTCATGTGGTCTCAGTAGAGGGAGTTCGTGTGGACCCAAAGAATATTAGGGCAATTCTGGAGTGGAGATCGCTAAGAAGTGTCACAAAGGTGCGAAGCTTTTTGGGGCTTACAAGTTACTATCGCAAATTTGTTGAGGGGACCACCACTATTGCAACACCCTTAACGAAGCTAAtacagaaaaatgaagagtttgCATTGACGGAAGAAAGACAAAACAACTTCAAGAGACTTAAGACGATACTCGCTAAAGCACCTATGTTGGTTCAATCAGAACTTGGGAAAGACTTTGTAGTCTACAGCGACACATCGCACTTAGGTCTTGGTTGCATGTTGATCCAAGAACGAACAATAATGGCTTATGCCTCTAGATAG